In Paenibacillus sp. FSL R7-0345, a single window of DNA contains:
- the nagZ gene encoding beta-N-acetylhexosaminidase produces MENTAPAPSLAATASPSIPVTTSAPQQTAKAAETPAVTPSGDSESSDPLLTKVAGMTLEQKIGQMLLAGIDGTTLDSEAKRMIAEDEIGGIILYKDNISSLKSMVSLINALKQSNSGNAIPLFMSVDQEGGKVSRMPEEYAAIPANSKVGAANDQESASLMGRLLAGQVLSAGFNMNFAPVLDINSNPDNPVIGDRSFGNNAELVTRLGLAEMKGIMAEGVIPVVKHFPGHGDTSVDSHLELPVVNKSAAQLAKLEWLPFQAAVKDGADAVMVAHILYPKLDPDKPASLSAEIIGGLLRKQMGFSGVVITDDLTMGAITDHYTLPAAAVDTVLAGSDILLIAHEYSNEQKVRAALLDNVRSGVIAESRIDESVYRILALKEKYKLTDKPVSVPDLTELNSDIKAWRKTLEK; encoded by the coding sequence ATGGAAAACACGGCACCCGCTCCTTCACTTGCGGCAACTGCTTCACCTTCAATACCCGTAACAACCAGTGCGCCGCAACAAACTGCCAAAGCTGCTGAAACCCCGGCAGTAACACCCTCCGGCGATTCAGAGAGCAGCGACCCCCTCCTCACGAAGGTTGCCGGGATGACACTGGAGCAAAAAATCGGGCAGATGCTGCTGGCCGGCATCGACGGTACGACGCTGGACAGTGAAGCCAAACGGATGATTGCGGAGGACGAAATTGGCGGAATCATTCTCTATAAGGACAATATAAGCAGCCTCAAAAGCATGGTTTCCCTGATCAACGCACTTAAACAGAGCAACAGTGGAAATGCCATCCCGCTGTTCATGAGCGTCGACCAGGAAGGCGGCAAGGTAAGCCGGATGCCTGAAGAATATGCGGCTATTCCGGCAAACAGCAAGGTGGGCGCAGCGAATGATCAGGAAAGCGCCAGCTTGATGGGCAGGCTGCTGGCCGGGCAGGTGCTGTCAGCCGGCTTTAACATGAACTTTGCACCTGTGCTGGACATCAACAGCAATCCTGATAATCCCGTCATCGGTGACCGCTCTTTCGGCAATAACGCTGAGCTTGTAACCCGGCTTGGCCTTGCCGAGATGAAAGGAATCATGGCAGAGGGCGTTATTCCGGTAGTCAAGCATTTTCCCGGCCACGGCGACACTTCCGTTGACTCTCATCTTGAGCTGCCTGTCGTGAATAAAAGCGCTGCCCAGCTCGCAAAGCTGGAATGGCTGCCCTTCCAGGCAGCGGTTAAGGACGGTGCGGATGCCGTAATGGTAGCCCATATTCTTTATCCTAAGCTTGATCCGGACAAGCCGGCCTCCCTTTCTGCCGAGATTATCGGCGGCCTGCTGCGGAAGCAAATGGGCTTCAGCGGGGTGGTCATTACCGATGACCTGACAATGGGCGCCATTACCGATCACTATACACTGCCTGCAGCAGCGGTGGATACCGTTCTTGCCGGCAGCGATATCCTGCTGATTGCCCATGAATATTCCAATGAGCAGAAGGTGCGGGCAGCTCTGCTGGACAATGTCCGCAGCGGCGTAATTGCCGAATCACGGATTGACGAAAGTGTGTACCGTATTCTGGCACTCAAAGAAAAGTATAAGCTTACCGACAAGCCGGTTTCTGTTCCCGACCTGACTGAGCTGAACAGTGATATCAAGGCTTGGCGCAAGACTCTGGAAAAATAA
- a CDS encoding cation diffusion facilitator family transporter — MENYSDIKQSEKGAWLSLLAYIVLSAVKLLVGNFSGSQALLADGLNNSTDIIASIAILIGLKISRRPPDSNHSYGHFRAETVAALIASFIMIAVGFQVLYQGVNKFIQPALETPDLIAAWTAAGCAVVMLVVYLYNIRLARRLNSNAMQAVAQDNRSDALVSMGAFIGIIGSQFGLPWLDPVTAVIVGLLICKTAWDIFSKATHDLTDGFDAGQLELMKQTVAGIAGVESIKDIKARVHGNNVLVDTTVLVNSGLNVVQSHDITEEIEDRLKGLHRVSYVLVHIEPL; from the coding sequence TTGGAAAACTACAGCGACATCAAACAAAGTGAAAAAGGGGCCTGGCTCAGTCTGCTGGCATACATAGTGTTATCTGCTGTCAAACTGCTGGTCGGCAACTTCTCGGGCTCTCAGGCACTGCTTGCCGACGGGCTGAACAACAGTACCGATATTATTGCATCCATTGCCATTCTCATCGGTCTGAAAATATCGAGAAGACCCCCGGATTCCAATCACAGCTACGGGCATTTCAGAGCAGAGACGGTTGCTGCACTGATTGCTTCTTTTATCATGATTGCTGTAGGGTTTCAAGTTCTGTACCAGGGTGTGAACAAGTTTATTCAGCCGGCGCTGGAGACACCTGATCTGATTGCCGCCTGGACGGCTGCCGGGTGTGCGGTAGTCATGCTAGTTGTATATTTATATAACATCCGCCTGGCCCGCAGGCTTAATAGTAATGCTATGCAGGCAGTAGCTCAGGATAACCGTTCGGATGCCCTGGTCAGTATGGGCGCTTTTATCGGGATTATCGGTTCACAGTTTGGTCTGCCCTGGCTCGACCCGGTAACTGCGGTTATCGTTGGCCTGCTGATCTGCAAAACAGCCTGGGATATCTTCAGTAAAGCTACCCATGACCTGACGGACGGCTTCGATGCCGGACAGCTGGAGCTGATGAAGCAGACGGTTGCCGGGATCGCCGGCGTGGAATCCATAAAAGATATTAAAGCGAGAGTGCACGGCAACAATGTGCTGGTTGATACAACCGTTCTTGTGAATTCCGGCCTGAATGTTGTACAGAGCCATGATATTACAGAGGAAATCGAAGATCGGCTGAAAGGCCTGCACCGGGTTTCCTATGTGCTGGTGCATATTGAACCCTTGTGA
- a CDS encoding ferritin gives MKEDLMKTLNEQMNFEFYSAHVYLAMAAYCSGESLDGFANFFLVQAEEERFHAMKIYKFLNDRDYRATLAALPEPNNNYTSMLDAFEHAYAHEQQNTRKFYHLADLALDAREHATIYFLKWFIDEQVEEEALFSNIIAKLKRIETDSNAFYMLDAEFAARSFTPPAE, from the coding sequence ATGAAGGAAGATTTGATGAAGACACTTAATGAACAGATGAACTTTGAGTTTTATTCCGCTCATGTTTATCTGGCAATGGCAGCTTACTGTTCCGGCGAGAGCCTGGACGGCTTCGCTAATTTTTTCCTGGTACAAGCCGAGGAGGAACGGTTTCATGCAATGAAGATTTACAAGTTCCTGAATGACCGTGATTACCGTGCTACGCTGGCTGCACTGCCGGAACCTAACAACAATTATACCTCCATGCTGGATGCATTTGAGCATGCCTATGCCCATGAGCAGCAGAACACCAGAAAATTCTATCACCTGGCTGACCTGGCGCTGGATGCGCGTGAGCATGCGACAATCTATTTCCTGAAATGGTTCATTGATGAGCAGGTCGAGGAAGAGGCGCTGTTCAGCAATATTATCGCCAAGCTCAAACGGATTGAGACGGACAGCAATGCTTTTTACATGCTGGATGCGGAATTCGCCGCCCGTTCCTTCACGCCGCCTGCGGAATAA
- a CDS encoding efflux RND transporter periplasmic adaptor subunit has product MKRIIKRSLKWIIIAVIIIGAGYMLYGKLFKGEEAEVVMEPPQVISFPVTQETVTSSVQVKGKSQYQEETLVYAPFASKVTGWKVENGGQVKKGDVLFTLDQSTLKNEISQTEAAIRKAELEKELNTFVSQQEDENAAPIGTEAERLKALAAEEAARLNDELNQVNAQIQQQELKDKKAKLNTAVYHAPATGIFLYDSSTERPQTVTDNQYIGKIVDLNKLEFIASVGEQDIFKIKQGMKVNVKMTAIKDLVLSGEVTEVSKFATNTTGQNSASAVPQFDVVISLQPEEHLIGGLSLSGDIETLRRENAVVVSSMAVIHEGEQTFVMLDKGDGVYERQEIKIGLETSDKTEVLSGLKAGDTVVLQ; this is encoded by the coding sequence ATGAAAAGGATAATCAAGCGGAGCCTGAAATGGATTATTATCGCAGTAATCATTATAGGCGCAGGGTATATGCTATACGGCAAACTGTTTAAGGGCGAGGAAGCGGAAGTGGTGATGGAGCCGCCGCAGGTGATTAGCTTTCCTGTAACCCAGGAAACAGTGACCAGCTCAGTTCAGGTCAAGGGGAAATCCCAATATCAGGAGGAAACCCTTGTCTATGCACCGTTCGCATCGAAAGTAACCGGCTGGAAGGTCGAGAACGGAGGGCAGGTCAAGAAGGGGGATGTGCTGTTCACCCTCGATCAATCTACGCTCAAGAATGAAATTTCTCAGACGGAAGCGGCGATCCGCAAGGCTGAGCTGGAGAAGGAGCTAAACACTTTTGTCAGCCAGCAGGAGGATGAGAACGCGGCTCCAATCGGTACGGAAGCAGAACGTTTGAAGGCACTGGCTGCTGAAGAGGCTGCCCGGCTGAATGATGAACTGAACCAGGTCAATGCACAAATTCAGCAGCAGGAGCTGAAGGACAAGAAGGCAAAGCTGAATACTGCGGTATATCATGCACCGGCTACGGGGATTTTCCTGTACGACAGCAGCACTGAACGGCCGCAGACTGTGACAGACAACCAGTACATCGGTAAAATCGTCGACCTGAACAAGCTGGAGTTCATTGCTTCTGTCGGAGAGCAGGACATCTTCAAGATCAAGCAGGGGATGAAAGTAAACGTCAAGATGACGGCAATAAAGGATCTGGTGCTGAGCGGAGAAGTGACTGAGGTTTCTAAATTCGCGACCAATACGACCGGACAAAATTCAGCCAGTGCTGTTCCTCAATTTGATGTGGTGATTTCGCTGCAGCCTGAAGAGCATCTCATCGGAGGGTTAAGCCTGAGCGGGGACATCGAAACCCTGCGCCGGGAGAATGCGGTTGTGGTTTCAAGCATGGCCGTCATTCATGAAGGTGAACAGACCTTTGTTATGCTCGATAAAGGCGACGGGGTATATGAACGCCAGGAGATCAAGATCGGGCTGGAAACCTCGGATAAAACGGAGGTTCTAAGCGGCTTGAAGGCCGGAGATACAGTAGTATTGCAATAA